The nucleotide sequence AACAAGGGCTTTTCAGACATGTCGATTGTCTTTGTCCCAAAGAAACTACGAGGAAAGGCAAAAATCAACCAAGAAACAATACAGAGGGTAAGAAGCTGTTGGGTAACGTTGAAGAAGCCAGCAGAGTAGCTGGTTGCAAGCAGCGACAGCACTTGCTAATACTAAAAACAGATTTAGTAACGCAAGCTGCTTCTGATAGAACAAGATGATGGCCAGTAATGGTGTCAATGCTGcctcacttgtttttttttttttgtttgttttttttctgctgtagcTACTGGATGAAAACGATCAGCTGATAAGATGCATCACGGAGTACATGCAGAAAGGACGCGCTGTGGAGTGTGTGCAGTAAGTTAAATCCGTTCATTTAGGGACAGCCTGTTGCTGCATGTTTATGCTGAAACTACCCTCT is from Girardinichthys multiradiatus isolate DD_20200921_A chromosome 4, DD_fGirMul_XY1, whole genome shotgun sequence and encodes:
- the ss18l2 gene encoding SS18-like protein 2 encodes the protein MSIVFVPKKLRGKAKINQETIQRLLDENDQLIRCITEYMQKGRAVECVQYQQILHRNIVYLATIADASPDDIPAITNCSSSNASTPALNGHGGTPQ